Proteins found in one Pelmatolapia mariae isolate MD_Pm_ZW linkage group LG7, Pm_UMD_F_2, whole genome shotgun sequence genomic segment:
- the LOC134630917 gene encoding calcium/calmodulin-dependent protein kinase kinase 2 isoform X1: MFPCHVTPWPSAEPPASCSSHANPMQPSQPLPDLLCSCPAPPLNTHSETPSPDPMESLIVVTEYEPSRPPGEAGEEEVEEMDSSETPEPASSVAAPFRTPSCDLLSHTVGRPEALLPGSQEQRGRLNFSDRKLSLQERSQTATSPCSSPGLNGRYIYPSLPYSPITSPHSSPRLPRRPTVESHSVSITDLQDCVQLNQYKLKDEIGKGSYGVVKLAYNEDDNTYYAMKVLSKKRLMRQAGFPRRPPPRGARAAPEGPAQPKGPLERVYQEIAILKKLDHPNVVKLVEVLDDPGEDHLYMVFELVKQGAVMEVPTDKPFSEDQARFYFQDLLRGIEYLHYQRIIHRDVKPSNLLVGEDGHIKIADFGVSNQFEGADALLTSTVGTPAFLAPETLSETRKNFSGKALDVWAMGVTLYCFVFGECPFMDERILSLHQKIKTQPVVLPEHADISDDLKDLLLKMLDKNPETRITIPQIKVHPWVTRHGAEPLPPEDDNCCMLIEVTEEEVENSVKHIPSLATVILVRTMLRKRSFGNPFDWGRKEDRSSLCPPGQTLTKGRAGSVRYCYIHCNQKRKQESGDGMRSMNLPYVGEDETLS, encoded by the exons ATGTTTCCTTGTCATGTAACCCCCTGGCCATCTGCTGAGCCTCCAGCCTCTTGCAGCAGTCATGCAAATCCAATGCAACCCTCTCAGCCCTTGCCTGATCTACTGTGCAGCTGTCCTGCCCCACCTTTAAACACCCACTCTGAGACACCCTCGCCGGATCCAATGGAGTCCCTAATTGTCGTAACAGAGTATGAACCCAGCCGACCGCCTGGAGAGGCTGGGGAGGAAGAG GTAGAAGAAATGGACAGTTCAGAGACCCCGGAGCCAGCTTCCTCTGTGGCAGCACCTTTCCGGACTCCATCCTGTGACCTTCTGTCTCATACAGTTGGTCGACCAGAAGCTCTACTACCCGGAAGCCAAGAGCAAAGGGGAAGGTTAAACTTTTCAGACAGgaaactctctctgcaggagcgCTCACAAACGGCAACGTCACCCTGTAGCTCACCGGGACTTAATGGGCGCTATATTTATCCATCATTACCGTACTCCCCCATCACGTCACCTCATTCTTCTCCACGCCTGCCCCGCCGGCCCACTGTGGAGTCCCACAGTGTTTCCATCACAGACCTCCAG GACTGTGTTCAACTCAACCAGTACAAGCTGAAAGATGAGATTGGAAAG GGCTCCTATGGTGTTGTCAAGTTGGCTTACAATGAGGATGACAACACATACTAT GCGATGAAGGTGCTTTCCAAGAAGAGGCTGATGAGGCAGGCAGGTTTCCCAC GGAGACCTCCTCCTCGTGGGGCAAGAGCCGCTCCCGAGGGGCCTGCCCAACCTAAAGGGCCGCTGGAGCGAGTCTATCAAGAGATTGCCATCCTTAAAAAGCTTGACCACCCTAATGTAGTCAAACTAGTAGAA GTTTTGGATGACCCCGGTGAGGACCATCTGTACATGG TGTTTGAGCTTGTGAAGCAAGG GGCTGTGATGGAGGTGCCAACCGATAAGCCTTTCAGCGAGGACCAGGCACGTTTTTACTTCCAGGATCTTCTCAGGGGAATCGAGTACT TACATTACCAGAGGATCATCCACAGAGACGTCAAACCGTCGAATCTGCTGGTGGGAGAAGATGGACACATCAAGATTGCAGACTTTGGAGTTAGTAACCAGTTTGAGGGAGCTGACGCCCTGTTGACCAGCACAGTTGGAACTCCCGCTTTTCTTGCTCCTGAAACGCTCTCTGAGACCAGAAAGAACTTCTCTGGAAAG GCTTTGGATGTTTGGGCCATGGGAGTGACGCTGTATTGCTTCGTCTTTGGAGAG TGTCCATTTATGGATGAGCGCATTCTCAGTCTTCATCAAAAAATCAAGACACAACCCGTGGTGTTACCAGAACA TGCCGACATATCAGATGATCTCAAGGATTTGTTATTGAAAATGCTGGACAAGAATCCAGAGACCAGGATAACGATCCCACAGATTAAG GTACACCCATGGGTGACAAGGCATGGTGCTGAGCCACTTCCCCCTGAGGACGATAATTGCTGTATGCTTATTGAAGTAACCGAGGAGGAAGTGGAGAATTCTGTTAAACACATCCCCAGCCTGGCAACAGTG atCCTGGTAAGAACTATGCTCAGGAAGCGATCCTTCGGAAACCCCTTTGACTGGGGCCGGAAAGAGGACCGCAGCAGTTTGTGTCCTCCAGGGCAAACCCTCAC GAAAGGCAGAGCAGGCAGTGTGAGATACTGCTACATTCATTGTAACCAAAAAAG GAAACAGGAAAGCGGTGACGGGATGAGAAGTATGAACCTGCCCTACGTGGGAGAGGATGAGACTCTTTCCTGA
- the LOC134630917 gene encoding calcium/calmodulin-dependent protein kinase kinase 2 isoform X3: MFPCHVTPWPSAEPPASCSSHANPMQPSQPLPDLLCSCPAPPLNTHSETPSPDPMESLIVVTEYEPSRPPGEAGEEEVEEMDSSETPEPASSVAAPFRTPSCDLLSHTVGRPEALLPGSQEQRGRLNFSDRKLSLQERSQTATSPCSSPGLNGRYIYPSLPYSPITSPHSSPRLPRRPTVESHSVSITDLQDCVQLNQYKLKDEIGKGSYGVVKLAYNEDDNTYYAMKVLSKKRLMRQAGFPRRPPPRGARAAPEGPAQPKGPLERVYQEIAILKKLDHPNVVKLVEVLDDPGEDHLYMVFELVKQGAVMEVPTDKPFSEDQARFYFQDLLRGIEYLHYQRIIHRDVKPSNLLVGEDGHIKIADFGVSNQFEGADALLTSTVGTPAFLAPETLSETRKNFSGKALDVWAMGVTLYCFVFGECPFMDERILSLHQKIKTQPVVLPEHADISDDLKDLLLKMLDKNPETRITIPQIKVHPWVTRHGAEPLPPEDDNCCMLIEVTEEEVENSVKHIPSLATVETGKR; encoded by the exons ATGTTTCCTTGTCATGTAACCCCCTGGCCATCTGCTGAGCCTCCAGCCTCTTGCAGCAGTCATGCAAATCCAATGCAACCCTCTCAGCCCTTGCCTGATCTACTGTGCAGCTGTCCTGCCCCACCTTTAAACACCCACTCTGAGACACCCTCGCCGGATCCAATGGAGTCCCTAATTGTCGTAACAGAGTATGAACCCAGCCGACCGCCTGGAGAGGCTGGGGAGGAAGAG GTAGAAGAAATGGACAGTTCAGAGACCCCGGAGCCAGCTTCCTCTGTGGCAGCACCTTTCCGGACTCCATCCTGTGACCTTCTGTCTCATACAGTTGGTCGACCAGAAGCTCTACTACCCGGAAGCCAAGAGCAAAGGGGAAGGTTAAACTTTTCAGACAGgaaactctctctgcaggagcgCTCACAAACGGCAACGTCACCCTGTAGCTCACCGGGACTTAATGGGCGCTATATTTATCCATCATTACCGTACTCCCCCATCACGTCACCTCATTCTTCTCCACGCCTGCCCCGCCGGCCCACTGTGGAGTCCCACAGTGTTTCCATCACAGACCTCCAG GACTGTGTTCAACTCAACCAGTACAAGCTGAAAGATGAGATTGGAAAG GGCTCCTATGGTGTTGTCAAGTTGGCTTACAATGAGGATGACAACACATACTAT GCGATGAAGGTGCTTTCCAAGAAGAGGCTGATGAGGCAGGCAGGTTTCCCAC GGAGACCTCCTCCTCGTGGGGCAAGAGCCGCTCCCGAGGGGCCTGCCCAACCTAAAGGGCCGCTGGAGCGAGTCTATCAAGAGATTGCCATCCTTAAAAAGCTTGACCACCCTAATGTAGTCAAACTAGTAGAA GTTTTGGATGACCCCGGTGAGGACCATCTGTACATGG TGTTTGAGCTTGTGAAGCAAGG GGCTGTGATGGAGGTGCCAACCGATAAGCCTTTCAGCGAGGACCAGGCACGTTTTTACTTCCAGGATCTTCTCAGGGGAATCGAGTACT TACATTACCAGAGGATCATCCACAGAGACGTCAAACCGTCGAATCTGCTGGTGGGAGAAGATGGACACATCAAGATTGCAGACTTTGGAGTTAGTAACCAGTTTGAGGGAGCTGACGCCCTGTTGACCAGCACAGTTGGAACTCCCGCTTTTCTTGCTCCTGAAACGCTCTCTGAGACCAGAAAGAACTTCTCTGGAAAG GCTTTGGATGTTTGGGCCATGGGAGTGACGCTGTATTGCTTCGTCTTTGGAGAG TGTCCATTTATGGATGAGCGCATTCTCAGTCTTCATCAAAAAATCAAGACACAACCCGTGGTGTTACCAGAACA TGCCGACATATCAGATGATCTCAAGGATTTGTTATTGAAAATGCTGGACAAGAATCCAGAGACCAGGATAACGATCCCACAGATTAAG GTACACCCATGGGTGACAAGGCATGGTGCTGAGCCACTTCCCCCTGAGGACGATAATTGCTGTATGCTTATTGAAGTAACCGAGGAGGAAGTGGAGAATTCTGTTAAACACATCCCCAGCCTGGCAACAGTG GAAACAGGAAAGCGGTGA
- the LOC134630917 gene encoding calcium/calmodulin-dependent protein kinase kinase 2 isoform X2, giving the protein MFPCHVTPWPSAEPPASCSSHANPMQPSQPLPDLLCSCPAPPLNTHSETPSPDPMESLIVVTEYEPSRPPGEAGEEEVEEMDSSETPEPASSVAAPFRTPSCDLLSHTVGRPEALLPGSQEQRGRLNFSDRKLSLQERSQTATSPCSSPGLNGRYIYPSLPYSPITSPHSSPRLPRRPTVESHSVSITDLQDCVQLNQYKLKDEIGKGSYGVVKLAYNEDDNTYYAMKVLSKKRLMRQAGFPRRPPPRGARAAPEGPAQPKGPLERVYQEIAILKKLDHPNVVKLVEVLDDPGEDHLYMVFELVKQGAVMEVPTDKPFSEDQARFYFQDLLRGIEYLHYQRIIHRDVKPSNLLVGEDGHIKIADFGVSNQFEGADALLTSTVGTPAFLAPETLSETRKNFSGKALDVWAMGVTLYCFVFGECPFMDERILSLHQKIKTQPVVLPEHADISDDLKDLLLKMLDKNPETRITIPQIKVHPWVTRHGAEPLPPEDDNCCMLIEVTEEEVENSVKHIPSLATVILVRTMLRKRSFGNPFDWGRKEDRSSLCPPGQTLTKQESGDGMRSMNLPYVGEDETLS; this is encoded by the exons ATGTTTCCTTGTCATGTAACCCCCTGGCCATCTGCTGAGCCTCCAGCCTCTTGCAGCAGTCATGCAAATCCAATGCAACCCTCTCAGCCCTTGCCTGATCTACTGTGCAGCTGTCCTGCCCCACCTTTAAACACCCACTCTGAGACACCCTCGCCGGATCCAATGGAGTCCCTAATTGTCGTAACAGAGTATGAACCCAGCCGACCGCCTGGAGAGGCTGGGGAGGAAGAG GTAGAAGAAATGGACAGTTCAGAGACCCCGGAGCCAGCTTCCTCTGTGGCAGCACCTTTCCGGACTCCATCCTGTGACCTTCTGTCTCATACAGTTGGTCGACCAGAAGCTCTACTACCCGGAAGCCAAGAGCAAAGGGGAAGGTTAAACTTTTCAGACAGgaaactctctctgcaggagcgCTCACAAACGGCAACGTCACCCTGTAGCTCACCGGGACTTAATGGGCGCTATATTTATCCATCATTACCGTACTCCCCCATCACGTCACCTCATTCTTCTCCACGCCTGCCCCGCCGGCCCACTGTGGAGTCCCACAGTGTTTCCATCACAGACCTCCAG GACTGTGTTCAACTCAACCAGTACAAGCTGAAAGATGAGATTGGAAAG GGCTCCTATGGTGTTGTCAAGTTGGCTTACAATGAGGATGACAACACATACTAT GCGATGAAGGTGCTTTCCAAGAAGAGGCTGATGAGGCAGGCAGGTTTCCCAC GGAGACCTCCTCCTCGTGGGGCAAGAGCCGCTCCCGAGGGGCCTGCCCAACCTAAAGGGCCGCTGGAGCGAGTCTATCAAGAGATTGCCATCCTTAAAAAGCTTGACCACCCTAATGTAGTCAAACTAGTAGAA GTTTTGGATGACCCCGGTGAGGACCATCTGTACATGG TGTTTGAGCTTGTGAAGCAAGG GGCTGTGATGGAGGTGCCAACCGATAAGCCTTTCAGCGAGGACCAGGCACGTTTTTACTTCCAGGATCTTCTCAGGGGAATCGAGTACT TACATTACCAGAGGATCATCCACAGAGACGTCAAACCGTCGAATCTGCTGGTGGGAGAAGATGGACACATCAAGATTGCAGACTTTGGAGTTAGTAACCAGTTTGAGGGAGCTGACGCCCTGTTGACCAGCACAGTTGGAACTCCCGCTTTTCTTGCTCCTGAAACGCTCTCTGAGACCAGAAAGAACTTCTCTGGAAAG GCTTTGGATGTTTGGGCCATGGGAGTGACGCTGTATTGCTTCGTCTTTGGAGAG TGTCCATTTATGGATGAGCGCATTCTCAGTCTTCATCAAAAAATCAAGACACAACCCGTGGTGTTACCAGAACA TGCCGACATATCAGATGATCTCAAGGATTTGTTATTGAAAATGCTGGACAAGAATCCAGAGACCAGGATAACGATCCCACAGATTAAG GTACACCCATGGGTGACAAGGCATGGTGCTGAGCCACTTCCCCCTGAGGACGATAATTGCTGTATGCTTATTGAAGTAACCGAGGAGGAAGTGGAGAATTCTGTTAAACACATCCCCAGCCTGGCAACAGTG atCCTGGTAAGAACTATGCTCAGGAAGCGATCCTTCGGAAACCCCTTTGACTGGGGCCGGAAAGAGGACCGCAGCAGTTTGTGTCCTCCAGGGCAAACCCTCAC GAAACAGGAAAGCGGTGACGGGATGAGAAGTATGAACCTGCCCTACGTGGGAGAGGATGAGACTCTTTCCTGA